One stretch of Macaca nemestrina isolate mMacNem1 chromosome 17, mMacNem.hap1, whole genome shotgun sequence DNA includes these proteins:
- the LOC105485137 gene encoding schlafen family member 13 isoform X1 yields the protein MEANHCSLGVDLSYPDLVIDVGEVTLGEENRKKLQKTQRNQEKARVIRAACALLNSGGGVIRMEMANKDERPVEMGLDLEESLRNLIQYRYLQAFFETKQQGRRFYIFVKSWSGDPFPKDGSFNSRICSLSTSLYCRSGTSVLPMNSRQAFDFLKTRERPSKYNLINEGSPPTKIMQTVYQNISDPNPAYKVFQTDTIEYGEILSFPESLSIEFKQFSTDHIQQYVEDTILEYIPAFANTEGGYLFFGVEDKSRKVLGCAKNNVDPNSLKNVIARAISKLPIVHFCSSKPPVECSTKIIEVFRGKELYGYLCVIKVKAFCCVVFSKAPRSWMVKEKYVCPLTTEEWVEKMMDTDPEFPPDFPEAFESQLSLSDSPSLCRPVYSKKGLEHKADLQRHLFPVPPGHLRYTPESLWKELSSQHEGLEELINMQVQPFSQGIVILSRSWAVDLNLQEKPGVICDALLIARNSTPILYTVLREQDAEGQDYCTRTAFTLKQNLVNVGGYTGKVCVRAKVLCLSPENSAEALEAAVSPMDYPASYSLAGTRHMEALLQSLVIVLLGFRSLLSDQLGCEVLNLLTAQQYEIFSKNLRKNRELFVHGLPGSGKTIMAMKIVEKIRNVFHCEAERILYVCENQPLRNFISDKKICQAETRKTFMRGYFDHIQHIIIDEAQNFRTEDGYWYEKAKTITQREKDCPGVLWIFLDYFQTSHLGHSGLPLLSAQYPREELTRVVRNADEIAEYIQQEMQRIIENPPVNIPHGYLAILSEAKWAPGVSGNKKIIKNWTMEQIVTFVADTCRFFFERGYSPKDVAVLVSTTREVEHYWHELSKALRKKRVVGLSDASDMSGDRIVLDSVRRFSGLERNIVFGIHPRTTDPAILPNILICLASRAKQHLYIFL from the exons ATGGAGGCAAATCACTGCTCCCTGGGTGTGGATCTATCTTACCCAGACCTGGTCATCGATGTCGGAGAAGTGACTCttggagaagaaaacagaaaaaagttgcAGAAAACTCAGAGAAACCAAGAGAAGGCGAGAGTTATACGGGCTGCATGTGCTTTATTAAACTCAGGAGGAGGAGTGATTCGGATGGAAATGGCCAACAAGGATGAGCGTCCCGTAGAGATGGGACTGGATTTAGAAGAATCCTTGAGAAATCTTATTCAGTATCGATATTTGCAGGCTTTCTTTGAGACTAAGCAACAAGGAAGgcgtttttacatttttgttaaatCTTGGAGCGGTGACCCTTTCCCTAAAGATGGTTCTTTCAATTCCCGCATTTGCAGCCTTAGTACTTCATTATACTGTAGATCTGGCACCTCTGTGCTTCCCATGAATTCAAGACAGGCATTCGATTTCCTGAAGACCAGAGAAAGACCGTCCAAATATAATCTGATTAATGAAGGGTCTCCACCTACTAAAATTATGCAAACTGTATACCAGAACATATCTGACCCAAATCCTGCGTATAAAGTTTTCCAAACCGACACTATTgaatatggtgaaatcctatctttTCCTGAGTCTCTATCCATCGAGTTTAAACAGTTCTCTACAGACCACATCCAACAATATGTAGAAGATACAATTCTAGAGTACATCCCTGCATTTGCAAACACTGAGGGAGGCTATCTTTTCTTTGGAGTGGAAGATAAGAGTAGGAAAGTCCTGGGATGTGCCAAAAACAACGTTGACCCTAACtctttgaaaaatgtaattgcAAGAGCAATTTCTAAGTTGCCCATTGTCCATTTTTGCTCTTCCAAACCTCCGGTAGAGTGCAGCACAAAAATCATAGAAGTGTTTCGCGGGAAAGAGTTGTATGGTTATCTCTGTGTGATTAAAGTGAAGGCATTCTGTTGTGTGGTGTTCTCGAAAGCTCCCAGGTCATGGATGGTGAAGGAGAAGTATGTCTGTCCCCTGACAACTGAGGAATGGGTAGAGAAAATGATGGACACAGATCCAG AGTTTCCTCCAGACTTTCCTGAGGCCTTTGAGTCTCAGTTGAGTCTATCTGACAGTCCTTCACTTTGCAGACCCGTGTATTCTAAGAAAGGTCTGGAACACAAAGCAGATCTACAACGACATTTATTTCCAG TCCCACCAGGACATTTGCGATATACTCCAGAGTCCCTCTGGAAGGAACTGTCCTCACAGCATGAAGGACTAGAGGAGTTAATAAACATGCAAGTGCAACCTTTCTCCCAGGGAATTGTGATCCTCTCTAGAAGCTGGGCTGTGGACCTGAACTTGCAGGAGAAGCCAGGAGTCATCTGTGATGCTCTGCTGATAGCACGGAACAGCACCCCCATTCTCTACACCGTTCTCAGGGAGCAGGATGCAGAGGGCCAGGACTACTGCACTCGCACCGCCTTTACTTTGAAGCAGAACCTGGTGAATGTGGGGGGCTACACCGGGAAGGTGTGTGTCAGGGCCAAGGTCCTCTGCCTGAGTCCTGAGAACAGTGCAGAGGCCTTGGAGGCTGCAGTGTCTCCGATGGATTACCCCGCGTCCTATAGCCTTGCAGGCACCCGGCACATGGAAGCCCTGCTGCAGTCCCTCGTGATTGTCTTGCTCGGCTTCAGGTCTCTCTTGAGTGACCAGCTCGGCTGTGAGGTTTTAAATCTGCTCACAGCCCAGCAGTATGAGATATTCTCCAAAAACCTCCGCAAGAACAGAGAATTGTTTGTCCACGGCTTACCTGGCTCAGGGAAAACCATCATGGCCATGAAGATCGTGGAGAAGATCAGGAATGTGTTTCACTGTGAGGCAGAGAGAATTCTCTATGTTTGCGAAAACCAGCCTCTGAGGAACTTTATCAG tGATAAAAAAATCTGCCAAGCAGAGACCCGGAAAACTTTCATGAGAGGATACTTTGATCACATTCAACACATCATCATTGACGAAGCTCAGAATTTCCGTACTGAAGATGGTTACTGGTATGAGAAGGCAAAAACTATCACTCAGAGAGAAAAGGATTGTCCAGGAGTTCTCTGGATCTTTCTGGACTACTTTCAGACCAGCCACTTAGGTCATAGTGGCCTTCCCCTTCTCTCAGCACAGTATCCAAGGGAAGAGCTCACCAGAGTAGTCCGCAATGCAGATGAAATAGCCGAGTACATACAACAAGAAATGCAACGAATCATAGAAAATCCTCCAGTTAATATCCCCCATGGGTATCTGGCAATTCTCAGTGAAGCTAAATGGGCTCCAGGTGTTTCAGGCAacaaaaagattattaaaaactGGACTATGGAGCAAATAGTGACCTTTGTGGCAGACACCTGCAGGTTCTTCTTTGAAAGGGGCTATTCTCCGAAGGATGTTGCTGTGCTTGTCAGCACCACGAGAGAAGTGGAGCACTATTGGCATGAGCTCTCGAAAGCACTGAGGAAGAAAAGGGTTGTGGGTCTCAGTGATGCGTCTGATATGTCGGGTGATCGCATTGTTTTGGACAGTGTCCGGCGATTCTCAGGCCTGGAAAGGAACATAGTGTTTGGGATCCATCCGAGGACAACTGATCCAGCTATCTTACCCAATATTCTGATCTGTCTGGCTTCCAGGGCAAAACAACACctatatatttttctgtga
- the LOC105485137 gene encoding schlafen family member 13 isoform X2 — translation MEANHCSLGVDLSYPDLVIDVGEVTLGEENRKKLQKTQRNQEKARVIRAACALLNSGGGVIRMEMANKDERPVEMGLDLEESLRNLIQYRYLQAFFETKQQGRRFYIFVKSWSGDPFPKDGSFNSRICSLSTSLYCRSGTSVLPMNSRQAFDFLKTRERPSKYNLINEGSPPTKIMQTVYQNISDPNPAYKVFQTDTIEYGEILSFPESLSIEFKQFSTDHIQQYVEDTILEYIPAFANTEGGYLFFGVEDKSRKVLGCAKNNVDPNSLKNVIARAISKLPIVHFCSSKPPVECSTKIIEVFRGKELYGYLCVIKVKAFCCVVFSKAPRSWMVKEKYVCPLTTEEWVEKMMDTDPVPPGHLRYTPESLWKELSSQHEGLEELINMQVQPFSQGIVILSRSWAVDLNLQEKPGVICDALLIARNSTPILYTVLREQDAEGQDYCTRTAFTLKQNLVNVGGYTGKVCVRAKVLCLSPENSAEALEAAVSPMDYPASYSLAGTRHMEALLQSLVIVLLGFRSLLSDQLGCEVLNLLTAQQYEIFSKNLRKNRELFVHGLPGSGKTIMAMKIVEKIRNVFHCEAERILYVCENQPLRNFISDKKICQAETRKTFMRGYFDHIQHIIIDEAQNFRTEDGYWYEKAKTITQREKDCPGVLWIFLDYFQTSHLGHSGLPLLSAQYPREELTRVVRNADEIAEYIQQEMQRIIENPPVNIPHGYLAILSEAKWAPGVSGNKKIIKNWTMEQIVTFVADTCRFFFERGYSPKDVAVLVSTTREVEHYWHELSKALRKKRVVGLSDASDMSGDRIVLDSVRRFSGLERNIVFGIHPRTTDPAILPNILICLASRAKQHLYIFL, via the exons ATGGAGGCAAATCACTGCTCCCTGGGTGTGGATCTATCTTACCCAGACCTGGTCATCGATGTCGGAGAAGTGACTCttggagaagaaaacagaaaaaagttgcAGAAAACTCAGAGAAACCAAGAGAAGGCGAGAGTTATACGGGCTGCATGTGCTTTATTAAACTCAGGAGGAGGAGTGATTCGGATGGAAATGGCCAACAAGGATGAGCGTCCCGTAGAGATGGGACTGGATTTAGAAGAATCCTTGAGAAATCTTATTCAGTATCGATATTTGCAGGCTTTCTTTGAGACTAAGCAACAAGGAAGgcgtttttacatttttgttaaatCTTGGAGCGGTGACCCTTTCCCTAAAGATGGTTCTTTCAATTCCCGCATTTGCAGCCTTAGTACTTCATTATACTGTAGATCTGGCACCTCTGTGCTTCCCATGAATTCAAGACAGGCATTCGATTTCCTGAAGACCAGAGAAAGACCGTCCAAATATAATCTGATTAATGAAGGGTCTCCACCTACTAAAATTATGCAAACTGTATACCAGAACATATCTGACCCAAATCCTGCGTATAAAGTTTTCCAAACCGACACTATTgaatatggtgaaatcctatctttTCCTGAGTCTCTATCCATCGAGTTTAAACAGTTCTCTACAGACCACATCCAACAATATGTAGAAGATACAATTCTAGAGTACATCCCTGCATTTGCAAACACTGAGGGAGGCTATCTTTTCTTTGGAGTGGAAGATAAGAGTAGGAAAGTCCTGGGATGTGCCAAAAACAACGTTGACCCTAACtctttgaaaaatgtaattgcAAGAGCAATTTCTAAGTTGCCCATTGTCCATTTTTGCTCTTCCAAACCTCCGGTAGAGTGCAGCACAAAAATCATAGAAGTGTTTCGCGGGAAAGAGTTGTATGGTTATCTCTGTGTGATTAAAGTGAAGGCATTCTGTTGTGTGGTGTTCTCGAAAGCTCCCAGGTCATGGATGGTGAAGGAGAAGTATGTCTGTCCCCTGACAACTGAGGAATGGGTAGAGAAAATGATGGACACAGATCCAG TCCCACCAGGACATTTGCGATATACTCCAGAGTCCCTCTGGAAGGAACTGTCCTCACAGCATGAAGGACTAGAGGAGTTAATAAACATGCAAGTGCAACCTTTCTCCCAGGGAATTGTGATCCTCTCTAGAAGCTGGGCTGTGGACCTGAACTTGCAGGAGAAGCCAGGAGTCATCTGTGATGCTCTGCTGATAGCACGGAACAGCACCCCCATTCTCTACACCGTTCTCAGGGAGCAGGATGCAGAGGGCCAGGACTACTGCACTCGCACCGCCTTTACTTTGAAGCAGAACCTGGTGAATGTGGGGGGCTACACCGGGAAGGTGTGTGTCAGGGCCAAGGTCCTCTGCCTGAGTCCTGAGAACAGTGCAGAGGCCTTGGAGGCTGCAGTGTCTCCGATGGATTACCCCGCGTCCTATAGCCTTGCAGGCACCCGGCACATGGAAGCCCTGCTGCAGTCCCTCGTGATTGTCTTGCTCGGCTTCAGGTCTCTCTTGAGTGACCAGCTCGGCTGTGAGGTTTTAAATCTGCTCACAGCCCAGCAGTATGAGATATTCTCCAAAAACCTCCGCAAGAACAGAGAATTGTTTGTCCACGGCTTACCTGGCTCAGGGAAAACCATCATGGCCATGAAGATCGTGGAGAAGATCAGGAATGTGTTTCACTGTGAGGCAGAGAGAATTCTCTATGTTTGCGAAAACCAGCCTCTGAGGAACTTTATCAG tGATAAAAAAATCTGCCAAGCAGAGACCCGGAAAACTTTCATGAGAGGATACTTTGATCACATTCAACACATCATCATTGACGAAGCTCAGAATTTCCGTACTGAAGATGGTTACTGGTATGAGAAGGCAAAAACTATCACTCAGAGAGAAAAGGATTGTCCAGGAGTTCTCTGGATCTTTCTGGACTACTTTCAGACCAGCCACTTAGGTCATAGTGGCCTTCCCCTTCTCTCAGCACAGTATCCAAGGGAAGAGCTCACCAGAGTAGTCCGCAATGCAGATGAAATAGCCGAGTACATACAACAAGAAATGCAACGAATCATAGAAAATCCTCCAGTTAATATCCCCCATGGGTATCTGGCAATTCTCAGTGAAGCTAAATGGGCTCCAGGTGTTTCAGGCAacaaaaagattattaaaaactGGACTATGGAGCAAATAGTGACCTTTGTGGCAGACACCTGCAGGTTCTTCTTTGAAAGGGGCTATTCTCCGAAGGATGTTGCTGTGCTTGTCAGCACCACGAGAGAAGTGGAGCACTATTGGCATGAGCTCTCGAAAGCACTGAGGAAGAAAAGGGTTGTGGGTCTCAGTGATGCGTCTGATATGTCGGGTGATCGCATTGTTTTGGACAGTGTCCGGCGATTCTCAGGCCTGGAAAGGAACATAGTGTTTGGGATCCATCCGAGGACAACTGATCCAGCTATCTTACCCAATATTCTGATCTGTCTGGCTTCCAGGGCAAAACAACACctatatatttttctgtga